A genomic segment from Geitlerinema sp. PCC 7407 encodes:
- the ispE gene encoding 4-(cytidine 5'-diphospho)-2-C-methyl-D-erythritol kinase — protein sequence MRAYALKAPAKVNLYLEIIGDRPDGYHELAMILQGIELSDFVYLRSLSTDEIRLRCNHPQVPTDRTNLAYRAAELMVQQFPDAMAQRGGVEITIDKRIPVAAGLAGGSSNAAAVLVGLDLLWDLGLTQIELQDLGAKLGSDVPFCIGGGTALATGRGEQLSELLNPAPLYVVLGKYRSLSVSTAWAYGTYRREFGDQYVSGPAALQERWHRVHSGPLVKAIAGGHSTQIGPLLYNDLERVVLPAHPQVQHLREVLGSHPEVLGAMMSGSGPTVFALTASEASAEAVREATRQAIADPDLELWVTRFCSHGIQVTE from the coding sequence ATGCGCGCCTACGCCCTAAAAGCTCCCGCCAAAGTCAATCTCTATCTGGAAATCATTGGCGATCGCCCCGATGGCTACCACGAGCTGGCCATGATTCTCCAGGGCATCGAGCTCTCGGACTTTGTGTACCTGCGATCGCTGAGCACCGACGAAATTCGCCTGCGCTGCAACCATCCCCAAGTCCCCACCGATCGCACCAACCTGGCCTATCGGGCCGCCGAGCTGATGGTGCAGCAGTTTCCTGACGCCATGGCCCAGCGCGGCGGCGTCGAAATCACCATCGACAAGCGCATTCCGGTGGCTGCGGGCCTAGCGGGAGGTTCCAGCAACGCCGCCGCCGTCCTCGTGGGGCTCGATCTGCTGTGGGATCTGGGCCTGACCCAAATCGAGCTGCAAGACCTGGGGGCCAAGCTGGGCTCCGATGTGCCCTTTTGCATTGGGGGCGGCACCGCTCTGGCGACCGGTCGGGGCGAGCAGCTCTCTGAGCTGCTCAATCCTGCGCCCCTGTACGTCGTGCTGGGGAAATATCGCAGCCTGTCTGTGTCCACCGCCTGGGCCTACGGCACCTACCGCCGCGAGTTTGGCGACCAGTACGTGTCTGGGCCTGCGGCGCTCCAGGAGCGCTGGCACAGGGTCCACTCTGGCCCCCTGGTCAAGGCGATCGCGGGCGGCCACAGCACCCAGATCGGGCCGCTTCTCTATAACGATCTGGAGCGGGTGGTGCTGCCGGCCCATCCCCAGGTGCAGCACCTGCGGGAGGTCCTAGGGAGCCACCCCGAAGTCTTGGGAGCGATGATGTCCGGTTCGGGGCCGACGGTGTTTGCGCTGACGGCGTCCGAAGCGTCAGCGGAGGCGGTGCGAGAGGCGACGCGTCAGGCGATCGCCGACCCCGATCTCGAGCTTTGGGTGACGCGCTTTTGCAGCCACGGCATCCAGGTGACCGAGTAG
- a CDS encoding DUF3082 domain-containing protein, with product MSNLSPQPPETNAPPGVLQCLTSALIAGTIALLMYKVTGGIAANFASHPLHSDNYTAQRIASAVRTLVIGMCALGSGIFGFAALGLTALSVQTFIQKVRQRPEPPSQS from the coding sequence ATGAGCAACCTTTCTCCCCAGCCCCCCGAAACCAATGCGCCCCCCGGCGTGTTGCAGTGCCTGACCAGCGCCTTGATTGCAGGCACGATCGCCCTCTTGATGTACAAAGTCACCGGCGGCATCGCGGCGAATTTCGCCAGCCACCCGCTCCACTCAGACAACTACACCGCCCAGAGAATTGCCTCAGCGGTGCGGACCCTCGTCATCGGCATGTGCGCCCTCGGGAGCGGCATTTTTGGCTTTGCGGCCCTGGGGCTGACGGCCCTGAGCGTGCAGACCTTCATCCAAAAGGTCCGCCAGCGCCCAGAGCCCCCTTCCCAGTCCTAG
- a CDS encoding DUF1194 domain-containing protein: protein MFHQRSRLEILPGLVAIAACGVTIGAQRPASAATLVPVNVELSLLVDVSPSINGEEYQRQMTGYGDAFRQLSAEFGAGTLGTVAVNLIQWSGPANQQQSIPWTLLNSPESALQFADAILALRRPTGFFGTDPGAAIEFATPLFSSNAYDGQRWVIDVSGDGVGDTRGARLARDNALAAGVSAINGLPIVPLPTRPNQPQSGLERWYQDNLQGGEGSFILAARGFEDVGVAMEQKLRRELTTLPPQPPSETVPEPSVLLGLGLLAGGLGLQRRSRA from the coding sequence ATGTTTCATCAACGGTCGCGCTTGGAAATCTTGCCGGGCTTGGTTGCGATCGCCGCCTGTGGCGTGACAATCGGTGCTCAGCGTCCTGCATCCGCAGCAACGCTTGTGCCCGTAAATGTCGAGCTTTCTTTGCTAGTGGATGTTTCTCCCAGCATCAACGGCGAAGAATATCAGCGACAAATGACAGGCTACGGGGATGCTTTCCGGCAGCTGTCTGCCGAGTTCGGTGCTGGCACCCTCGGGACTGTTGCCGTGAATTTGATTCAGTGGTCCGGCCCAGCCAATCAGCAGCAGTCGATTCCCTGGACCCTGCTGAATAGTCCAGAGAGCGCCCTCCAGTTCGCAGACGCTATTTTGGCCTTGCGCAGACCCACGGGCTTTTTTGGAACCGATCCCGGCGCTGCGATCGAGTTCGCGACGCCGTTGTTCAGCAGCAACGCCTACGATGGGCAGCGCTGGGTAATCGATGTTTCGGGAGACGGCGTTGGGGACACCAGAGGCGCGCGCTTGGCAAGAGATAATGCTCTAGCCGCAGGGGTCTCAGCCATTAATGGGCTGCCCATCGTGCCCCTGCCCACTCGGCCCAATCAGCCTCAATCGGGCCTAGAGAGGTGGTACCAAGACAATCTGCAAGGCGGGGAGGGATCTTTTATTTTGGCGGCCAGAGGCTTTGAGGATGTTGGGGTGGCCATGGAGCAAAAGCTTCGTCGAGAGCTGACCACCCTACCCCCTCAACCGCCCTCCGAGACAGTGCCCGAACCTTCCGTGCTGCTGGGACTGGGCCTGTTGGCGGGGGGTCTCGGTCTTCAGCGCCGCTCTCGGGCGTGA
- a CDS encoding PEP-CTERM sorting domain-containing protein, translating to MTFKRNLASLGLVAGSLLAIASPGQAASLTSDVFGSGGISFDQDTTLAFDFLESRGKYRSNFGVYVEEGGDRSLVETLFSEVGAGYDPGSTDASNDWLGTCGVTVLDCAANFTFRAGQTYFFGLTGANGTVFSDGLSTVFRYASDGSYTYNTQGPNWIQNNPGVTPDRKTVAVGSQEVLVAINDSYEADVDVNDFIVKASPVERVPEPSALAGLAIAASAWAFSRRRAFS from the coding sequence ATGACTTTCAAGCGCAACTTGGCATCCCTTGGCCTAGTCGCTGGCAGCTTGCTGGCGATCGCCTCCCCAGGACAGGCGGCCTCCCTCACCTCGGACGTTTTTGGCAGCGGCGGCATTTCCTTCGATCAGGACACCACCCTTGCCTTTGACTTCCTTGAGTCTCGGGGCAAATACCGCTCGAACTTTGGCGTCTACGTCGAAGAAGGGGGCGATCGCTCCCTCGTCGAGACCCTCTTTTCGGAAGTCGGCGCGGGCTACGACCCCGGCAGCACCGACGCCAGCAACGACTGGCTGGGAACCTGCGGCGTCACCGTCCTCGACTGCGCCGCGAATTTCACCTTCCGGGCGGGCCAGACCTACTTTTTTGGCCTGACCGGCGCCAATGGCACCGTCTTCTCCGACGGCCTCTCGACGGTCTTCCGCTACGCCTCCGACGGCAGCTACACCTACAACACCCAAGGCCCTAACTGGATCCAAAACAATCCGGGCGTAACCCCCGATCGCAAGACGGTGGCCGTCGGCTCCCAAGAAGTCCTGGTGGCGATCAACGACTCCTACGAAGCGGATGTCGACGTCAACGACTTCATTGTGAAGGCCTCTCCCGTCGAGCGGGTGCCCGAACCCTCGGCCCTGGCGGGACTGGCGATCGCCGCCAGCGCTTGGGCGTTCTCCCGCCGCCGCGCCTTTTCCTAG
- the recJ gene encoding single-stranded-DNA-specific exonuclease RecJ, translated as MIDLSAPTSASRSSFPAQRWHIAPARPPEAAQIAQVAGLSPILGQVLLNRGIETPEAARSFLNPEKLVLPSPLEEFPDLAASVELLAEAIAQGRKIAICGDYDADGMTSTALLLRSLRQLGARVDYAIPSRMQEGYGINERIVEEFHQEGVGLVLTVDNGIAAVKPIARARELGLDVIITDHHDLPPELPPANAILNPKLLPTTSPYWGVAGVGVAYILAVSLAQQSGQLQDLVNPLLELFTLGTIADLAPLTGVNRRWVKRGLRLLPQSRIPGIQALIQVAGLAASDNQSLKPEDIGFRLGPRINAVGRIGDPQTVIEMLTTDEWEVALERATQCEHINQQRQQLCSEIEQEAIAWCETEGPDLSETRVLVVVQPDWHHGVIGIVASRLVERYGVPVFIGTYEDEERQHIRGSARSIPEFHVFEALEFAKDLLIKHGGHRAAGGFSLAAENLEALQARLSQFAHQCLEPEYLKPLVTVDAEAHLQDLTADLYAEVDALHPCGMENPDPVFWSEAVEVLEQRTVGKDQIHLKLTLRQRSPDGQAAMLQAIAWRWGCYYPLPSCLDVAYRLRENVWNGNTTIELELLGVRLPAERSLVSFVHGDRDYRCFLQRRSHQQWLTIENPDGSSLTIQQGQRIGRLRSPTGISKDVNVSQAQWYTLIKAAVQALQASP; from the coding sequence GTGATCGATTTGTCTGCTCCTACATCCGCCAGTCGCTCGTCCTTTCCGGCCCAGCGCTGGCACATCGCCCCCGCCCGACCCCCAGAGGCGGCTCAGATCGCCCAGGTGGCGGGCCTTTCGCCGATTCTGGGTCAGGTGCTGCTCAATCGCGGCATCGAGACCCCCGAGGCGGCGCGCAGCTTCCTCAACCCTGAGAAGCTGGTCTTGCCATCGCCGCTAGAGGAGTTTCCGGATTTGGCGGCGAGTGTCGAGCTGCTGGCCGAGGCGATCGCCCAGGGCCGCAAGATCGCGATTTGTGGCGACTACGACGCCGATGGCATGACCAGTACGGCCCTCTTGCTGCGATCGCTGCGGCAGCTCGGCGCCCGGGTGGACTACGCCATCCCCAGCCGCATGCAGGAAGGCTACGGCATCAACGAGCGCATCGTCGAAGAATTTCACCAAGAAGGGGTGGGCCTGGTGCTCACGGTCGATAACGGCATTGCCGCCGTCAAGCCGATCGCCCGCGCTCGGGAGCTGGGCCTCGATGTGATCATCACCGATCACCACGACTTGCCCCCCGAGCTACCCCCCGCGAACGCCATCTTGAACCCCAAGCTGCTGCCCACCACCTCGCCCTACTGGGGCGTGGCGGGCGTGGGCGTGGCCTATATTTTGGCGGTGTCCCTGGCCCAGCAGTCTGGGCAGCTCCAGGATTTGGTCAATCCTTTGCTGGAGCTGTTTACCCTGGGGACTATCGCGGACCTGGCGCCCCTCACCGGCGTCAATCGGCGCTGGGTCAAGCGGGGGCTGCGCTTGCTGCCCCAGTCTCGCATTCCGGGCATTCAGGCCCTGATCCAGGTGGCGGGCCTAGCGGCCAGCGACAACCAGTCCCTCAAGCCCGAGGACATCGGTTTTCGGCTGGGGCCACGGATCAATGCGGTGGGCCGCATCGGCGATCCCCAGACCGTGATCGAGATGCTGACCACCGATGAGTGGGAGGTGGCTCTAGAGCGGGCGACCCAGTGTGAGCACATTAACCAGCAGCGGCAGCAGCTCTGTAGCGAAATCGAGCAGGAGGCGATCGCCTGGTGCGAAACCGAAGGGCCTGACCTCAGCGAAACGCGCGTGCTCGTGGTGGTCCAGCCGGACTGGCACCACGGCGTGATCGGCATCGTGGCCTCCCGGCTGGTGGAGCGCTACGGCGTGCCGGTGTTCATTGGCACCTACGAAGACGAGGAGCGCCAGCACATTCGCGGCTCTGCCCGCAGCATTCCGGAGTTTCACGTCTTTGAGGCGCTGGAGTTTGCCAAAGATTTGCTGATCAAGCACGGAGGGCACCGAGCTGCTGGGGGCTTTTCTCTGGCGGCTGAGAATTTGGAAGCGCTGCAAGCGCGCCTGAGCCAGTTTGCTCACCAGTGCCTGGAGCCGGAGTACCTGAAGCCGCTGGTGACCGTGGATGCGGAGGCCCATTTGCAGGATCTCACAGCGGACCTCTACGCCGAAGTGGACGCTCTGCACCCGTGCGGTATGGAGAATCCCGATCCGGTGTTTTGGTCGGAGGCGGTGGAGGTGCTGGAGCAGCGCACGGTCGGCAAGGACCAGATCCACCTCAAGCTGACGCTCCGCCAGCGATCGCCCGATGGCCAAGCGGCAATGTTGCAGGCGATCGCCTGGCGCTGGGGCTGCTACTATCCGCTGCCGAGCTGCCTAGATGTGGCCTACCGCCTGCGCGAAAACGTCTGGAATGGCAACACCACCATTGAGCTGGAGCTGCTGGGGGTGCGGCTGCCTGCTGAGCGATCGCTGGTTTCCTTTGTCCACGGCGATCGCGACTATCGCTGTTTTCTCCAAAGGCGATCGCACCAGCAGTGGCTCACCATCGAGAACCCCGACGGCTCCTCCCTCACCATCCAGCAGGGACAGCGGATTGGGCGTTTGCGCAGCCCGACCGGCATCAGCAAAGACGTTAATGTGTCCCAGGCCCAGTGGTACACCCTGATCAAAGCGGCGGTGCAGGCGCTCCAGGCGTCGCCCTAA
- the rsmA gene encoding 16S rRNA (adenine(1518)-N(6)/adenine(1519)-N(6))-dimethyltransferase RsmA: MAPHPRKRFGQHWLRSEKVLQRIVAAADLSAGDRVLEIGPGQGVLTRSLLEAAEALLAIEIDTDLCRALAQKLGNRPNFLLLQGDFLELNWQAILNDFPAFQNPRKVVANIPYYITGPILERLLGTIGAPNPQPFERIVLLIQKEVADRLCAKPGSRAFGALSVRVQYLAECEWVCAVPPHAFFPPPKVESAVVCLRPRPFPAVVDNPRQFETLVKLGFATKRKMLRNNLKSVIDRDRLSHLLEKLEVNPQARAEDLSVEQWVMLSNSLTTPCAPTP, encoded by the coding sequence ATGGCACCCCATCCCCGCAAACGATTTGGTCAGCACTGGCTGCGCAGCGAAAAGGTATTGCAGCGAATCGTGGCCGCTGCCGATCTAAGCGCGGGCGATCGCGTTTTGGAAATTGGGCCAGGGCAGGGGGTCTTGACGCGATCGCTTCTGGAAGCCGCCGAAGCCCTGCTGGCCATCGAGATTGACACCGATCTGTGCCGCGCCCTCGCCCAAAAACTAGGCAACCGGCCCAATTTTCTTTTGCTCCAGGGCGACTTTTTGGAGCTGAACTGGCAGGCCATTCTCAATGACTTTCCCGCCTTCCAGAATCCTCGCAAAGTCGTCGCCAACATTCCCTACTACATCACCGGCCCCATCCTCGAGCGCCTCCTGGGCACCATCGGCGCACCCAATCCCCAGCCCTTCGAGCGCATTGTCCTGCTGATCCAAAAAGAAGTGGCCGACCGGCTGTGCGCCAAGCCCGGATCGCGGGCCTTTGGGGCGCTGTCGGTCCGGGTCCAGTACCTGGCCGAGTGCGAATGGGTCTGCGCGGTGCCGCCCCACGCCTTTTTCCCGCCGCCCAAGGTGGAGTCGGCGGTGGTGTGTCTGCGACCCCGCCCCTTCCCCGCCGTGGTCGACAATCCCCGACAATTTGAAACCCTGGTCAAGCTCGGCTTTGCCACCAAGCGCAAAATGCTGCGCAATAACCTAAAAAGCGTGATCGACCGCGATCGCTTGTCCCACTTGCTGGAAAAATTAGAGGTGAACCCGCAGGCCCGCGCAGAAGACCTCAGCGTTGAGCAGTGGGTCATGCTCAGTAACTCGCTAACGACACCATGCGCGCCTACGCCCTAA